The window GTGCACAACAACCGGTACACCGAGACGTCGTACGACAAGGCGTCGTACATGGCGCACATCCGCAGCTAcatgaagcagctgctggagaagatcgaggacgaggcggagaagaaggcgtTCCAGGCGAATGCTGCGGCGTTCGTGAAGAAGGTGCTGAAGGACATCGACGACTACCAGTTCTTCATCCCGGAGGGCAATGACGAGGACCCGGACAACGGCATGATCGTGCTGTGCCGCTGGGATGGCGAGACGCCGAAGTTCTACTTCTGGAAGGACGGGCTGAAGGGCGAGCGCGTCTAGGCGCGGCGCGGTGGACGGCTCTGCCGCGCGTGTGAGGCTCACTCGCCCACACCCCCCATTCCTAATCGTGCGGcccctctcccgcttcctccacacaccgacacacgcgtgcgcttGCCGAGCTTTCTCACATTCGCGAAAGTTCGCAGCTCAACAGGGGCAATGAGgtcgccgtgtgtgtgtgtgggtctctGTGCTGTTTTTTTAGTTTGTGCTAAGCAGTGGAATAAAGCAAAGAAAGCGGTGGATAAGAAAAGGCCAAAGGGGAGCCACCGCCTCGAAATTCGGATAAGTTGTTGtacgcacgcccacacacacccacacacccttGCAAGCGAAGGGGGCAGGGAAAGAAGACGCGCGAGGGACGatgaaaggaaaaggcagtCCGGCTGAATCCCAGTACGGAGCGGGGTGCGAGTTTTGGAGACACAGACGCGAATGCGAGAAGGGCACACGagtgtgcgcctcttccctcctttcaAGAAGCCTTTTGTGCGTTTGTTGAtgagttgtgtgtgtgtgtgtgtgcctcatCAATAAAAGAGGAAATCGTGACGTGGCTTTACACACTCAGTGCATGAAGTACAAAGGTggtgggaggaaggggggaggggggggtagagcGACAGAGAATAACAGAGGGCAGGTGGCCCAGccctgcctctttctctctccacttcttCAGCTAATGAAGTgaagcgggagggggaggcgtgaTGTTGCGTAGGGATGACGAGGTagagggtggtggcagtgtaAGTCTGCCGTAAAacagcgtgtgtgtacgcgtgcgtgttgCGGAGGGGCACCCCAGATGACGTGCTTatccttccttctccctcttcttccttccctgtctgtctgtctgtctgtctgccgttctctctcgcgcgtgcCGCAGCCCAAGTGTTCTTCTAGGCGCGTGTATACACTCTCGGTGatgtcggtggtggtgtagAGAGACTCCCTTTGCTTTCCATCCAAGCCACCGGACAGGAGCACTGCGACTGTGATGATGATATTCCTCCCCACCTGTCTTCCCTAGACCCTTTTCTCCTCATCACCCTTTCcgttcctctttctctccgtctACCCTCCCCTGCACACGCAAACGCGttcgccccccttttcctccccccttctgcaTGTCTGAGTCTCCCCGTCCTCTTTATGCGTATTGACAACACCGAGAACGTGGGGTAGCAGAGCGCCAGCACACGCCCCccctcgtcccccccccccccccaccacacacagaggtCATGTTGGGAATCGTAAGTGCAGCGGCTGGGTGGATGTGACACACTTCTCCATTCTTTTCTGCTCCATTCCTCACCAATGTAGCAGCCCTCACCCACTTCCTTCTCTTATCTGCTTTGCCATATTATCGactcctcccccgcccccatcTCTTGTTATCACCGATAGACACGGACTTCATACAGTAGAGCATACCGAGGCATACCTTCATAGACCactgcacccctcccccaatGGCGGAATCCCAATCACATGCGCCAGCTTCTCCTTGTGCCGGAGCTGCAGACGATGCCGTAGCGGCGTCAGAGGGCATCTCAGTCAATGCGTGTCTCTGTAAGCACCTCCTCCAAAAATTTTCTCAGCTGCCACAGCCACAACTCGTGACGAGTGCGGCGTTCCTCAACGCACTCGCACGGTATCCTCTACCAGTCGTCTcggctgccactgcgcacGATATTGCCGGGTcagagcagcaacggcaggcGCACCAGCTGTCAGTCCGCTCTCCTTCGCAACCCCCTTCAGAAGTGCCATCAGAGCCAGCAGCGGATGTATTTGCTTCGCCAATAAGGATTCAGACGTCGactgcatcgctgcctgAGGAAGGGTACGTGCGTTTCAGTGACCCAGCGCAGGATGTTTCCAGTGATCTGATAGCTGCGATACACCAATTCTGGGCTCCCCTATCAGCGTCAGAGACCtcggcgcctcctcttccctcgcaggctgcggcgacggaggaggaccCGCACGCCTCTttgccgacagcggcggaCTTGGCGAGAAGATCGCAGCCACCTCCCCCGCCACCGTGGGcggccttctctccctttcgcttttgTGCAGATCCGTCGTttcgtgctgcgctgcgaggGCTTCCcgggcgctgcggcggcgcggtcAGTGATCATCAGCTAGGGCAGCGCGCTGTGGTGCCGCGCTTGCAGCCGAGTCGTCACGCGACtggcccctcctctcttgctcttcctGCCGGGGGTATTACGTCCTCGTGGCGTTCGGCTGGGAAAGGCCGGCATGGCGAGCCGTGCACTCTCTCAGCTGTCACCGCTGTCGACGTTTCCGCACCGGATGGCGGCAGCATTTCCTTTGCTGGAACACTGGCTTCCCCGTGGACGGTGATGGATGCGTGGTGCCACGGCTTGGCGGCGGACGGAGGCCGAAATCGAAAGCGCACTCGCACTGCGACGGCCTCGTCAGCTTCGCCGACGAGTGCTGAGGCCATGACTTCCACGCCTTGTCGTCGTGCCGGCATCCATAGCAGAGGCAAGGCGACAGCGGGCTCAAAGGACGGTCCACCGCCGACCGTCACCACGGCAGGCGCGCAGGACCCCCTCCGCACAAACCCATCACCCGACTCAATCGCGTCATTGCTCTCATGGGCCTCTCCAACAACGCCGTGCGAGACAGCGGATGTGTTGCAGAGACGCGTTGCTGAGAACGATAATCTGCTTGACCTGCTGCTTGGGGTGGAGCAGAGCGCATCGCGGCCGCCAGAGCTTGCTGGTCGGCTGGTGTGTCCACGGGCGCGGCTCACGGAAACTACAAGGGTTACCGGCGCTGAACTGAATATGGAGACAGAGGATGACGGAATCGCCTTGGCGGAAAGCAACTGCGGTGCGAGGCCATCCCTTACCGAGACGACCTCGATACTGGGGACGTTTGCTGTGCATGTCGATGCTGACGAATTTGCTTCAATTTCTGCGCAAAGAGGTCAGATGATCACATCTTTGGCTACGACAAGGTCGCCCACTACGGCCCTGATGCGTCTGGACCCAGTTATGGGTATATGCGCTGAGACAGACTTCTCCTATAGTGCTGGTGACAGCAGTAGTGGGGAACATGTGCTCATCTCTAGCGTGAAGGACCTCAGGAACACGTGTGCGCGACTCGGACTGCTGAGCACAGGCTCGAAGGCAaccctgcagcagcgcctccatctTCACTACACAtccgcgtcgccgccgccgagtgACTTTCGTGCcccgctggcggcggcagcagcgaagatgTCTCCTTTACCCCATGTGTCGCGTGGCTCTGGTGCAACCAGACAAGTGAACGGAGTTGGCACTTCTCGTTTTATCAGTTCTCCTCCACGGACGGTCTTCCGCTACCGCAGTCCATCGCAGTCGTCCGGTTCAGCCTTGCTCGcatctgctgccgcggtggcagccgGTCAGACGCGGACATGCACTTCTGAGGCAGTGACTGCGCCGGCGACGCGGACGGCTACGGCCGCTGCAGGGGAGCCCGCTGCGGCATCTGCCTCTCCTACAGGTATGGCTGCGGGTCAGCGTGGTCATCTCGTTCCATCCCCTACGCAGTTCCTTCACGATTTCGCCTCTCGAAAGCCACAGACGCCACCCACAGCGCCTGGCACTCTCTGCGCCGCAAACTCACCCGCCTCCGTGGCAGCTGAG is drawn from Leishmania panamensis strain MHOM/PA/94/PSC-1 chromosome 24 sequence and contains these coding sequences:
- a CDS encoding hypothetical protein (TriTrypDB/GeneDB-style sysID: LpmP.24.1490), translated to MAESQSHAPASPCAGAADDAVAASEGISVNACLCKHLLQKFSQLPQPQLVTSAAFLNALARYPLPVVSAATAHDIAGSEQQRQAHQLSVRSPSQPPSEVPSEPAADVFASPIRIQTSTASLPEEGYVRFSDPAQDVSSDLIAAIHQFWAPLSASETSAPPLPSQAAATEEDPHASLPTAADLARRSQPPPPPPWAAFSPFRFCADPSFRAALRGLPGRCGGAVSDHQLGQRAVVPRLQPSRHATGPSSLALPAGGITSSWRSAGKGRHGEPCTLSAVTAVDVSAPDGGSISFAGTLASPWTVMDAWCHGLAADGGRNRKRTRTATASSASPTSAEAMTSTPCRRAGIHSRGKATAGSKDGPPPTVTTAGAQDPLRTNPSPDSIASLLSWASPTTPCETADVLQRRVAENDNLLDLLLGVEQSASRPPELAGRLVCPRARLTETTRVTGAELNMETEDDGIALAESNCGARPSLTETTSILGTFAVHVDADEFASISAQRGQMITSLATTRSPTTALMRLDPVMGICAETDFSYSAGDSSSGEHVLISSVKDLRNTCARLGLLSTGSKATLQQRLHLHYTSASPPPSDFRAPLAAAAAKMSPLPHVSRGSGATRQVNGVGTSRFISSPPRTVFRYRSPSQSSGSALLASAAAVAAGQTRTCTSEAVTAPATRTATAAAGEPAAASASPTGMAAGQRGHLVPSPTQFLHDFASRKPQTPPTAPGTLCAANSPASVAAERAQQAELTGEMGRVRWQWLVDFRERASAHRGGRRQHEGMLDVFRKQHVPCTSMMLPAGDFMLSVELSPEEAAAMHVCGVAASTDAGAGVLSDSATTEGAAPVLSHVCSLVVERKTSADLDASVKGTRYAEQRRLLAASPFRLVVWLIEGADVAGGGGSSFSRGGQRYCQGGGGTGSGAQKGCRSSSPALSSPAESARQRVDSACASLGLHGKGWMVVRTRSTTESVQFLRLLATQVARQLAGYRFRRRCAGEGDGAMLSGTDVCVAARGAAQHPSAQCVARIGGGDACFGTLGCRNAGGDSSKACMSAAVSLLELTPTNTCLQSVSALQRRLRAKTAFLRMLMCVRGCSAALASLLASKYGTMLRFWRELRRRGQEACDADPDIQRLTTAQKKVYVLLTEFLLAKDYY
- a CDS encoding translationally controlled tumor protein (TCTP), putative (TriTrypDB/GeneDB-style sysID: LpmP.24.1480): MKIFKDVLTGAEVVCDNDRPFEVEGDIVYVVVGRYIDVGGEDYGISANVDEDAAEGATGDVAEGKERVVDVVHNNRYTETSYDKASYMAHIRSYMKQLLEKIEDEAEKKAFQANAAAFVKKVLKDIDDYQFFIPEGNDEDPDNGMIVLCRWDGETPKFYFWKDGLKGERV